A window from Mustela erminea isolate mMusErm1 chromosome 17, mMusErm1.Pri, whole genome shotgun sequence encodes these proteins:
- the CCDC190 gene encoding LOW QUALITY PROTEIN: coiled-coil domain-containing protein 190 (The sequence of the model RefSeq protein was modified relative to this genomic sequence to represent the inferred CDS: inserted 1 base in 1 codon), whose product MKRMERHMVTGPAYKHFDLERKNARRAEARLRQRLHTLEYICLYQMKLLTWEQRQLQKELQRLQQADIIKKKLSSYLGNGIQKKPKDALPPSSTRGQKHRVPQVNKVRALVTNTTQEIHKTKSQMPPFHHTALKDSMKSKEESLSQNYGASRSTAEKPRAHEKDCQSPPKGKDSNKGISVLCQDQDVSINTLDQGPGSSPAGESGKAHIDKAGSKDASLQPDPNAGRQSPLNPRECAGYLKDESVTPTFLELFVKVRNAHYLRHRVPPESERLLSIGEIFXHKESFQPRGGQECENRAGFLRL is encoded by the exons ATGAAGAGGATGGAGAGGCACATGGTCACGGGTCCTGCGTATAAGCACTTCGATTTGGAGAGGAAGAATGCCAGGCGGGCTGAAGCCAGACTCCGCCAAAGACTGCACACACTGGAGTACATCTGCCTGTACCAGATGAAGCTGCTGACCTGGGAGCAGAGACAGCTCCAGAAAGAACTGCAGCGGTTGCAACAAG CAGATATTATCAAGAAAAAGCTCTCCTCTTATTTGGGGAATGGAattcagaagaaaccaaaagaTGCCCTTCCACCCTCATCAACAAGAGGACAGAAGCACCGAGTTCCACAGGTTAATAAAGTTAG AGCACTGGTCACCAACACAACCcaagaaatacataaaaccaaATCCCAGATGCCTCCTTTCCATCACACTGCCCTAAAGGACTCcatgaaaagcaaagaagagtCACTATCTCAAAATTACGGAGCTTCCCGCTCTACAGCAGAGAAGCCACGAGCCCATGAGAAAGATTGTCAAAGCCCCCCAAAGGGCAAAGACTCCAACAAGGGCATCTCTGTTCTGTGTCAAGATCAAGATGTCTCCATCAACACCCTAGACCAAGGCCCTGGTTCCAGCCCAGCTGGTGAGAGTGGAAAAGCACACATTGACAAGGCCGGATCAAAGGATGCCAGCCTACAGCCAGACCCCAACGCTGGCAGACAAAGTCCCCTGAATCCCAGGGAATGCGCAGGATATTTGAAAGACGAGTCCGTAACACCTACCTTCTTAGAGCTGTTTGTGAAGGTCAGAAATGCCCACTACCTCCGACACAGGGTTCCCCCCGAGTCTGAGAGACTGCTTAGTATTGGGGAGATAT GGCACAAGGAATCCTTCCAGCCCAGAGGAGGACAGGAGTGTGAGAACAGGGCAGGCTTCCTTCGTCTCTAA